One Acutalibacter muris DNA window includes the following coding sequences:
- a CDS encoding helix-turn-helix domain-containing protein, with the protein MRKNILQHIGAIVSGRRNEEHLTQQQLAQQTGRGLRHIQNIEKGRVNASIEVLADVIYRLGLSADVLFYPEMPKIEQQTKQLLCKFAACTEEERAFLLKTLDCMVEQMQDQHKNANKNIK; encoded by the coding sequence ATGCGTAAAAATATTTTACAGCACATAGGGGCCATAGTCAGCGGCAGACGGAATGAAGAACACCTGACGCAGCAGCAGCTTGCCCAGCAGACCGGCAGAGGACTCCGGCATATCCAAAACATAGAAAAGGGACGGGTCAATGCGTCTATCGAAGTCCTTGCCGATGTAATCTACCGACTTGGCCTTTCGGCAGATGTCTTGTTTTACCCCGAAATGCCGAAGATAGAACAGCAGACAAAGCAATTACTTTGCAAATTTGCGGCCTGTACTGAAGAGGAACGTGCGTTTCTGTTAAAAACTCTCGATTGTATGGTAGAGCAGATGCAAGATCAACATAAAAACGCAAATAAAAATATCAAATAA
- a CDS encoding IS5 family transposase (programmed frameshift): MEITKEQYRKIEKYLPKQRGNVKIENLQLINAILYVAENGCKWRALPERYGKWHTVYERMNRWSKNGVLQRVFEGLQAEGIIRIKMENVCLDSTAVKVHPDGTGALKPSGRQSIGRSRGGLTTKIHMVTASDRAVVGFSLSGGQAHDAPEGIALLSEISRAEEQKYLLMDRAYEGENVRVAAVEMGFVPVVPPKRNRKDPWGYDKERYKRRNEIERYFLRLKRFRRIFTRYDKLDILFCGFIYVVMICDAVL; the protein is encoded by the exons GAGAATCTCCAACTGATAAATGCGATCCTGTATGTGGCCGAAAATGGGTGCAAATGGAGGGCGCTGCCGGAACGGTATGGGAAATGGCATACAGTATATGAGCGGATGAACAGGTGGAGTAAAAACGGTGTGCTTCAGCGGGTGTTTGAAGGACTGCAGGCAGAAGGCATCATCAGGATCAAGATGGAAAACGTGTGCCTGGACAGCACTGCAGTGAAAGTGCACCCGGATGGGACGGGTGCTTTAAAGC CAAGTGGCCGGCAATCTATCGGACGCTCCAGAGGGGGACTCACCACAAAAATTCATATGGTCACCGCGTCTGACCGGGCTGTAGTCGGCTTTTCCTTGTCTGGCGGCCAGGCCCACGATGCGCCGGAAGGAATAGCGTTGCTCTCGGAGATCAGTCGGGCAGAGGAGCAAAAATACTTACTGATGGATCGGGCCTATGAGGGCGAAAACGTGCGTGTGGCGGCGGTGGAGATGGGCTTTGTGCCTGTGGTTCCGCCGAAGAGAAACCGCAAGGACCCATGGGGCTACGATAAGGAGCGCTACAAGCGCCGCAATGAAATTGAGCGATATTTCCTGCGGCTAAAGCGTTTTCGCAGAATATTTACCCGATACGATAAGTTGGACATCCTTTTCTGCGGCTTTATTTATGTCGTCATGATTTGTGATGCTGTTTTGTGA
- a CDS encoding FMN-binding protein, with protein MNIKKVFPFLAAILVTAFLCFAVFALLLRPQALEIGTVDLNTVADGEYIGVCQNKILIAVVKVRVQNHEIMDIEVLEHKASYMGQAERIAGEVCAGQTLEVDAISGATFTSDTVLKAIENALK; from the coding sequence ATGAACATAAAAAAGGTATTTCCATTTTTGGCAGCTATATTGGTTACAGCTTTTTTGTGCTTTGCCGTTTTCGCCCTGCTGCTGCGCCCGCAGGCTTTGGAGATTGGCACGGTGGACTTAAACACAGTGGCAGATGGTGAGTATATAGGCGTATGTCAAAACAAAATTTTAATAGCCGTTGTTAAAGTCCGTGTACAAAACCATGAAATAATGGATATTGAAGTATTAGAACATAAGGCTTCTTACATGGGACAAGCTGAAAGGATTGCCGGAGAAGTATGTGCCGGACAGACATTGGAAGTTGACGCAATATCCGGCGCAACATTTACCAGCGATACCGTTTTGAAAGCAATCGAAAATGCGTTGAAATAG
- a CDS encoding sensor histidine kinase has product MVTKAISRLSASIRDISGRCYLPAKEKGAFRDLIKSLNELDGEVRASDRLREKTENLRREWISNITHDLKTPLSPIKGYAEILCDDTEKTIPQCKRYAEIMLKNAAYMENLIDDLKLTWQLENDMLPINRQEQNIVRFLRELSIDILNRPKYEERTIAFQCSENITDETAIFSFDKKLFTRTFQNLIINAFVHGGKDTEVTVQISVSDCWLNINLSDNGIGMSAEETDQLFDRYYRGTNTESKSEGTGLGLAIAKSIIELHGGTISVTSSPGAGTAFLIRFPGI; this is encoded by the coding sequence TTGGTAACAAAAGCAATCAGCAGATTATCCGCTTCCATTCGGGATATTTCGGGACGCTGCTATCTGCCCGCCAAAGAAAAAGGCGCATTTCGAGATTTGATAAAAAGTCTGAACGAATTGGACGGGGAAGTAAGGGCGAGTGATCGTCTGCGTGAAAAAACAGAAAACCTACGCCGGGAATGGATTTCTAATATTACCCATGACTTAAAAACTCCTTTGTCCCCGATAAAAGGATATGCGGAGATTTTATGTGATGATACAGAAAAGACAATCCCCCAATGTAAGCGGTATGCAGAAATAATGCTAAAAAACGCGGCATATATGGAAAATCTGATTGACGACTTAAAATTAACATGGCAATTAGAAAATGATATGCTTCCAATCAACAGGCAGGAACAGAACATTGTCCGCTTTTTACGAGAATTATCCATTGACATTCTGAACCGCCCCAAATACGAGGAACGCACGATTGCATTTCAGTGTAGCGAAAATATAACAGACGAAACGGCTATATTTTCGTTTGATAAAAAGCTTTTCACACGGACATTTCAAAATCTGATTATCAATGCTTTTGTGCATGGCGGCAAAGATACGGAAGTAACCGTGCAAATTTCCGTTTCTGATTGTTGGCTGAATATAAACCTATCAGACAACGGAATAGGTATGAGTGCGGAAGAAACAGACCAATTATTTGATCGCTATTATAGAGGAACAAATACAGAGAGCAAGTCCGAAGGAACAGGCTTGGGGCTGGCGATTGCAAAAAGCATTATAGAACTTCATGGAGGTACAATTTCTGTTACCAGCAGTCCCGGAGCCGGAACCGCTTTTCTTATCCGCTTTCCCGGCATTTAA